One genomic window of Microbacterium testaceum StLB037 includes the following:
- a CDS encoding substrate-binding domain-containing protein, which produces MTDTTPHQPLAAERRAHILSALHSDGAVRISQLTEDLGVATVTLRRDLAQLEKEGVLRRVHGGAVAGENTPPRPEPRADETPAGSIAVLVPSLAYYWPGVVRGMETAGRRLGYKMLLRGASYELQDERPVLDRLVATGDVRGLIVAPNTDTAHAADVMSWLADCPVPSVLVERDAVPGAGGIPMESVTTDHALGALLAARHLATLGHRKVGLILSRHSPTSRKIAAGWQTACEELALTPADHFEQTLPDRASPDFSDVVNATLDSALATGVTALLVHSDPEAMAFVDLALTRGISVPDDLSIIAYDDEVAQLFTPALTAVSPPRASVGEAAVELLARRIAEPDRPVHRVQLSPRLNVRASTAAPRS; this is translated from the coding sequence ATGACCGACACCACCCCGCATCAGCCCTTGGCCGCGGAGCGCCGCGCGCACATCCTGAGCGCGCTGCACAGCGACGGCGCCGTGCGCATCTCGCAGCTCACCGAAGACCTGGGCGTCGCGACGGTGACCCTGCGCCGCGACCTCGCCCAGCTCGAGAAAGAGGGGGTGCTGCGCCGCGTCCACGGCGGAGCCGTCGCGGGAGAGAACACCCCGCCGCGCCCCGAACCCCGCGCCGACGAGACGCCGGCGGGATCGATCGCCGTCCTCGTCCCCTCCCTCGCCTACTACTGGCCGGGCGTCGTGCGCGGGATGGAGACGGCCGGGCGTCGCCTCGGCTACAAGATGCTCCTGCGCGGCGCCTCCTACGAGCTGCAGGACGAGCGACCGGTCCTCGATCGCCTCGTCGCGACCGGCGACGTACGGGGACTCATCGTCGCCCCCAACACCGACACCGCCCACGCCGCCGACGTGATGAGCTGGCTGGCCGACTGCCCCGTGCCGAGCGTGCTCGTCGAGCGCGACGCGGTGCCCGGGGCCGGCGGCATCCCGATGGAGTCGGTCACGACCGACCACGCCCTCGGCGCGCTGCTGGCCGCGCGGCACCTCGCCACGCTCGGCCACCGCAAGGTGGGGCTGATCCTCTCGCGGCACTCGCCGACCTCGCGCAAGATCGCGGCGGGATGGCAGACCGCGTGCGAGGAGCTCGCGTTGACCCCCGCCGACCACTTCGAGCAGACGCTCCCCGACCGCGCGAGTCCCGACTTCTCGGACGTCGTGAACGCCACTCTCGACTCGGCCCTCGCCACCGGGGTGACGGCGCTGCTGGTGCACTCGGACCCCGAGGCCATGGCCTTCGTCGACCTCGCGCTGACCCGGGGCATCTCGGTGCCCGACGACCTGTCGATCATCGCGTACGACGACGAGGTGGCCCAGCTCTTCACGCCCGCTCTCACCGCGGTCAGCCCGCCGCGCGCGAGCGTGGGCGAGGCGGCCGTCGAATTGCTGGCCCGGCGCATCGCCGAGCCCGACCGTCCCGTCCACCGCGTGCAGCTGAGCCCGCGGCTGAACGTCCGCGCCTCGACGGCGGCCCCGCGGTCATGA
- a CDS encoding heparinase II/III domain-containing protein has product MSFPTAPFRGPLAAQLGHVVIRRSGDDALPVAPASDRTVWDPHSGSADRLGLDDIVARAVAERSTPWPHPRASDAARVHRDGDRTAWEDAAFERQRRLSRAAIAAATTLDDAWIDEVVDGIVLLCEQSSWCWPAHDDTRRVHGAVLATVTDPYVDLGAGETVAQLAWIDHLLGAQLDTRAPGVRDRIRYEARVRVFEPFQRRRDWHWIGLDGDVHNWNPWIHGNVIVAALRLLDAAGDAAERDRVIALAIEGLDRYVAVLPADGAIDEGYAYWWNGAARALEVLDILAHATDGAADATAVTSLRETVAFPHRSHLGGDWFVNHADGQAKPPADQPWHALHRAARRHGDTAAAAFAASHRDRGAPAATEREGLGRLLRGLTDPAWVTASPAPPPLPRDVWLASTEVFLARESAGSSDGLTLVAKGGHNGEHHNHNDVGSFLVAVDGVPVIVDAGRPTYTAATFGPDRYAIWTMQSAWHNVPVVRGTAQPEGTDAAARGAAVEIADHGSAFTVELAGAYPDAGLSTWRRRARLDRAAARVEVDDSWSFADGIPTGEDTRLHLLVAGDVTLESGGARVIPRDGARPVRVRWPSDIAAAVEVRDLDDPMLTEVWGERLTRLALPLASRTQLQVTVELDSPIEDHE; this is encoded by the coding sequence ATGTCGTTCCCCACCGCGCCCTTCCGTGGGCCGCTCGCCGCGCAGCTCGGACACGTCGTCATCCGCCGTTCCGGCGACGATGCGCTGCCCGTCGCCCCGGCGTCCGACCGCACGGTCTGGGACCCACACTCCGGGTCCGCAGACCGCCTCGGGCTCGACGACATCGTCGCCCGCGCCGTGGCCGAGCGATCGACGCCCTGGCCCCACCCCCGCGCGAGCGACGCCGCCCGCGTCCATCGCGACGGCGACCGCACCGCGTGGGAGGACGCGGCCTTCGAGCGGCAGCGCCGGCTGAGCCGCGCGGCCATCGCCGCCGCCACCACGCTCGACGACGCGTGGATCGACGAGGTCGTGGATGGCATCGTGCTGCTGTGCGAGCAGAGCTCGTGGTGCTGGCCCGCCCACGACGACACCCGTCGCGTGCACGGTGCGGTCCTCGCGACCGTGACCGATCCCTACGTCGACCTCGGCGCGGGAGAGACCGTCGCGCAGCTCGCCTGGATCGACCACCTCCTCGGAGCGCAGCTCGACACGCGGGCTCCCGGCGTTCGCGACCGCATCCGGTACGAAGCGCGAGTGCGCGTCTTCGAACCGTTCCAGCGACGGCGCGACTGGCACTGGATCGGTCTCGACGGCGACGTGCACAACTGGAACCCCTGGATCCACGGCAACGTCATCGTCGCCGCGCTGCGCCTGCTCGACGCTGCCGGCGATGCCGCCGAGCGCGACCGCGTCATCGCCCTCGCGATCGAGGGCCTCGACCGCTACGTCGCCGTGCTCCCCGCCGACGGCGCGATCGACGAGGGCTACGCCTACTGGTGGAACGGCGCGGCGCGCGCCCTCGAGGTGCTCGACATCCTCGCCCACGCGACCGACGGCGCGGCCGATGCCACCGCCGTGACGTCCCTGCGCGAGACCGTCGCGTTCCCCCACCGATCGCACCTGGGCGGCGACTGGTTCGTCAACCACGCGGACGGCCAGGCGAAGCCCCCCGCCGACCAGCCCTGGCACGCTCTGCACCGCGCCGCCCGCCGGCACGGCGACACCGCTGCCGCCGCGTTCGCCGCGTCGCACCGCGACCGGGGCGCGCCCGCGGCCACCGAGCGCGAGGGCCTCGGCCGACTGCTGCGCGGCCTCACCGATCCCGCCTGGGTCACGGCATCCCCCGCTCCCCCTCCCCTGCCGCGCGACGTCTGGCTGGCCTCGACCGAGGTGTTCCTCGCGCGCGAGAGCGCCGGGTCGAGCGACGGCCTCACCCTCGTCGCCAAGGGCGGCCATAACGGCGAGCATCACAACCACAACGACGTCGGATCGTTCCTCGTCGCGGTGGACGGCGTCCCCGTGATCGTCGACGCCGGACGTCCGACCTACACCGCGGCCACGTTCGGGCCCGACCGGTACGCGATCTGGACGATGCAGAGCGCGTGGCACAACGTCCCCGTGGTGCGGGGCACCGCCCAGCCGGAGGGGACGGATGCCGCCGCCCGCGGCGCCGCGGTCGAGATCGCCGACCACGGCTCGGCGTTCACCGTCGAGCTCGCGGGCGCGTACCCGGATGCGGGGCTCTCGACCTGGCGCCGGCGAGCGCGGCTCGATCGTGCGGCCGCGCGCGTGGAGGTCGACGACTCCTGGAGCTTCGCGGACGGCATCCCGACCGGAGAGGACACGCGACTGCACCTCCTCGTCGCGGGCGACGTGACCCTCGAGAGCGGCGGCGCGCGCGTGATCCCGCGAGACGGGGCGCGCCCGGTGCGCGTGCGCTGGCCGAGCGACATCGCCGCGGCGGTCGAGGTGCGCGATCTCGACGATCCGATGCTCACCGAGGTGTGGGGGGAGCGTCTGACGCGCCTCGCCCTGCCCTTGGCATCCCGCACTCAGCTCCAGGTCACGGTAGAACTGGACTCACCGATCGAGGATCACGAATGA
- a CDS encoding DUF2264 domain-containing protein — protein sequence MATSALPRLAGGQRSDWLAVADALLAAAQRYATPGRGRIVFPGAEGGYGAAVDGLEGFARVFLLAGFRIAGARGQGVDELIAFFAEGVRTGVDPDATDRWVRMDEHAQAKVEAASLALALDLTREWIWDTLDARTRERVIAYLAPVVGDETYPQTNWVWFRIVVETFLRSVGGPWSPDDIAADLARHDSFVRADGWLSDGEERAFDHYVGWALHVYPVLWPRMTGAADLVDHRTAGDVARLDRFLEDAVRLIGADGSPLLQGRSLIYRFAAAAPFWAGIIAGVPSTGAGRLRRAAGAVVDHFVTRGAPDADGILTLGWHGEWRALAQSYSGPGSPYWAVKGLMGIALPADHPVWSAPDEPLPITEADDLRAIAAAGWIVSGTRTDGIVRVVNHGTDKARPGAHTADSPLYARIGYSTATAPLLDDLAWTDPLEQAVALVDASGRATHRTALTPLGAQVVDGVGIASSTSDVHTVDVSPTTHRHGAGLAGTTRHLARVTVRSLVRGPWEVRLTSIDDLAVGVDLEGLRLRVGGWPLAGDEPQHGTDTGSAEVRLDGRVSGIRALRPEAISSVVVRRGASPLGETAAVPVLTWDAEVGVPFAALVTLTGAETADDIPASLEIEGDEPVAVVTWPDGRSTRTPLTDSGASRWAHRHSRARTGVPHAIAKEQHA from the coding sequence GTGGCGACTTCCGCCCTTCCCCGCCTCGCCGGCGGACAGCGCAGCGACTGGCTCGCCGTCGCCGACGCGCTCCTCGCGGCGGCGCAGCGGTACGCCACCCCGGGCCGGGGACGCATCGTGTTCCCCGGGGCCGAGGGCGGCTACGGTGCGGCGGTCGACGGCCTCGAGGGCTTCGCGCGGGTCTTCCTGCTCGCGGGCTTCCGCATCGCCGGAGCGCGCGGTCAGGGAGTGGACGAGCTCATCGCGTTCTTCGCCGAGGGCGTGCGCACCGGCGTGGATCCGGATGCCACGGACCGCTGGGTCCGCATGGACGAGCACGCGCAGGCCAAGGTCGAAGCGGCCTCCCTCGCCCTCGCCCTGGATCTCACCCGGGAGTGGATCTGGGACACGCTCGACGCGCGGACCCGCGAGAGGGTCATCGCCTACCTCGCCCCGGTCGTGGGGGACGAGACCTACCCGCAGACCAACTGGGTGTGGTTCCGCATCGTCGTCGAGACGTTCCTGCGCTCCGTCGGGGGTCCCTGGTCGCCCGACGACATCGCCGCCGACCTCGCGCGGCACGACTCGTTCGTCCGTGCCGACGGGTGGTTGTCGGACGGGGAGGAGCGCGCCTTCGACCACTACGTGGGCTGGGCCCTGCACGTCTATCCCGTGCTCTGGCCCCGCATGACGGGTGCCGCCGACCTCGTCGATCACCGCACCGCGGGTGACGTCGCTCGGCTCGACCGCTTCCTCGAGGACGCCGTGCGACTCATCGGCGCGGACGGCTCGCCGCTCCTGCAGGGCCGGAGCCTCATCTACCGCTTCGCCGCCGCGGCCCCGTTCTGGGCGGGGATCATCGCCGGAGTCCCCTCGACCGGAGCGGGCCGCCTGCGGCGCGCCGCGGGCGCGGTCGTCGACCACTTCGTCACCCGCGGCGCCCCGGATGCCGACGGCATCCTCACCCTCGGATGGCACGGCGAGTGGCGCGCGCTCGCCCAGTCGTACTCCGGCCCCGGCTCGCCCTACTGGGCCGTCAAGGGGCTGATGGGGATCGCCCTCCCCGCCGATCACCCCGTGTGGAGCGCGCCCGACGAGCCCCTCCCGATCACCGAGGCCGACGACCTGCGCGCCATCGCCGCCGCCGGATGGATCGTCTCGGGCACCCGTACCGACGGGATCGTCCGTGTCGTCAACCACGGCACCGACAAGGCCCGCCCGGGTGCCCACACGGCCGATTCGCCCCTGTACGCGCGCATCGGCTACTCCACGGCGACCGCTCCTCTCCTCGACGACCTGGCCTGGACCGATCCGCTCGAACAGGCGGTGGCCCTCGTCGACGCGAGCGGCCGCGCAACCCATCGCACGGCCCTGACGCCCTTAGGCGCCCAGGTCGTCGACGGCGTCGGGATCGCGTCCTCGACCTCGGACGTGCACACCGTCGACGTCTCTCCCACGACCCACCGCCACGGCGCGGGCCTCGCCGGCACGACGCGCCACCTCGCGCGGGTCACGGTGCGCTCGCTCGTCCGCGGCCCGTGGGAGGTGCGTCTCACCTCGATCGATGACCTCGCCGTCGGCGTCGACCTCGAGGGGCTGCGCCTGCGCGTGGGTGGCTGGCCCCTCGCCGGCGACGAGCCGCAGCACGGCACCGACACGGGGAGCGCCGAGGTGCGCCTCGACGGCCGGGTGTCCGGCATCCGGGCCCTTCGTCCCGAGGCGATCTCGAGCGTCGTGGTCCGCCGCGGCGCGAGCCCGCTGGGCGAGACCGCGGCCGTCCCGGTGCTCACGTGGGACGCGGAGGTCGGCGTGCCGTTCGCGGCGCTCGTGACGCTGACCGGCGCCGAGACCGCCGACGACATCCCGGCCTCGCTCGAGATCGAGGGCGACGAGCCCGTCGCCGTCGTCACCTGGCCCGACGGTCGGTCGACGCGCACCCCCCTCACAGACTCCGGAGCCTCTCGATGGGCGCACCGGCATTCACGGGCCCGCACCGGTGTCCCGCACGCAATCGCAAAGGAGCAGCACGCATGA
- a CDS encoding ABC transporter substrate-binding protein: MKRKIVVATGVGIVAALSLTACSGGSSEAPAQSGPVTLSMSGWSLSTTPEFQALADKFHEENPDVTIEVKEYDSANYDTLMTADLAAGTGPDIITQKNLKTFITYQAGGQLADVSDVTLPDGIGGADAYQVDGSTWAVPYRQDSWVLFYNKDLFTKAGVAEPDGSWTWDDYEKAAEQLTTKLGAAGSAALGTYEHSWQSTVQGFANAQTPDVNILDGDYGYLKPYYERALALQDAGAQVEYNTVTANKLTYQAEFGKQQAAMMPMGTWYVATLIAQQAKGEADAFPWGFAPIPQYDSSTTGTSKTPVTFGDPTGFAINKAADATKLAAAKKFLAFASGEEGAQVLAGLGITPALTSDAVAKTYFAVKGAPTDELSSFAWSTHETKPENPTSAKTAAVQNILLDLHTAVMSGSTSIDDAIKTAEDRVKSEVGVG; encoded by the coding sequence ATGAAGCGCAAGATCGTCGTCGCGACCGGGGTGGGCATCGTCGCCGCCCTGTCGCTGACCGCCTGCAGCGGCGGATCGTCCGAGGCCCCCGCCCAGAGCGGTCCGGTCACGCTGTCGATGTCGGGGTGGAGCCTCAGCACCACGCCCGAGTTCCAGGCCCTCGCCGACAAGTTCCACGAGGAGAACCCCGACGTCACGATCGAGGTCAAGGAGTACGACTCCGCCAACTACGACACCCTCATGACGGCCGACCTGGCCGCGGGCACCGGTCCCGACATCATCACGCAGAAGAACCTCAAGACCTTCATCACGTACCAGGCCGGCGGCCAGCTCGCCGACGTGTCGGACGTGACCCTTCCCGACGGCATCGGCGGCGCGGACGCCTACCAGGTCGACGGGTCGACCTGGGCTGTGCCCTACCGCCAGGACTCCTGGGTGCTCTTCTACAACAAGGACCTCTTCACAAAGGCCGGCGTCGCCGAGCCCGACGGGTCGTGGACCTGGGACGACTACGAGAAGGCCGCCGAGCAGCTGACGACCAAGCTCGGCGCCGCCGGCTCCGCCGCCCTCGGCACCTACGAGCACAGCTGGCAGTCGACCGTGCAGGGCTTCGCGAACGCGCAGACCCCCGACGTGAACATCCTCGACGGCGACTACGGCTACCTGAAGCCGTACTACGAGCGTGCCCTCGCGCTCCAGGACGCGGGTGCCCAGGTCGAGTACAACACCGTCACCGCCAACAAGCTCACCTACCAGGCCGAGTTCGGCAAGCAGCAGGCGGCCATGATGCCGATGGGCACCTGGTACGTCGCGACCCTCATCGCCCAGCAGGCCAAGGGCGAGGCCGACGCCTTCCCGTGGGGCTTCGCGCCGATCCCGCAGTACGACTCCTCGACGACCGGCACCTCGAAGACCCCGGTGACCTTCGGCGACCCGACCGGCTTCGCGATCAACAAGGCGGCGGATGCCACCAAGCTCGCCGCCGCGAAGAAGTTCCTCGCCTTCGCCTCGGGTGAAGAGGGCGCGCAGGTGCTCGCCGGCCTCGGCATCACGCCGGCGCTCACGAGCGACGCCGTCGCGAAGACGTACTTCGCCGTCAAGGGCGCGCCCACCGACGAGCTGTCGTCGTTCGCCTGGTCGACGCACGAGACCAAGCCGGAGAACCCCACCTCGGCGAAGACCGCGGCCGTGCAGAACATCCTGCTCGACCTGCACACGGCCGTCATGTCGGGGTCGACGTCGATCGACGACGCGATCAAGACCGCCGAAGACCGCGTCAAGAGCGAGGTCGGCGTCGGCTGA
- a CDS encoding carbohydrate ABC transporter permease, whose translation MATIADTRPKAPKTGRDRGPRPARRRSRLTLRSTLIGWSFILPNFLGFAALTLVPVVTLFYMSMANWNVFGSSAFVGLANFQRLLGDGSFRIALLNTLYYAALHIPLTMVVALGLALLLNNKLRGVAFFRTAAFFPYITSIVAIAVVWNLLFSPEYGPINEILRFFGLQNPPGWLTSSEWAMPAVVIISTWRDMGYYMILFLAGLQTVPRELHEAARVDGANVWQRFVNVTLPCLRPTTFFVTVMLTINSFKIFDLILVMTQGGPGQSTLVLSQFIYQKGFQENQFGYASAASIVLFLLCIVVTLVQFFLNKKRDA comes from the coding sequence ATGGCGACCATCGCCGACACGCGCCCGAAGGCGCCGAAGACCGGGCGAGACCGCGGGCCGCGCCCCGCGCGCCGCCGGTCGCGCCTGACGCTGCGCAGCACCCTCATCGGGTGGAGCTTCATCCTCCCCAACTTCCTGGGCTTCGCGGCGCTGACGCTCGTGCCCGTCGTCACGCTCTTCTACATGTCGATGGCGAACTGGAACGTGTTCGGCTCGTCGGCGTTCGTGGGCCTCGCGAACTTCCAGCGCCTGCTCGGCGACGGCAGCTTCCGCATCGCCCTGCTGAACACGCTCTACTACGCGGCCCTGCACATCCCGCTGACGATGGTCGTCGCGCTGGGGCTCGCGCTCCTGCTCAACAACAAGCTGCGCGGGGTCGCGTTCTTCCGCACCGCCGCGTTCTTCCCCTACATCACCTCGATCGTCGCGATCGCCGTGGTGTGGAACCTGCTCTTCAGCCCCGAGTACGGCCCGATCAACGAGATCCTGCGCTTCTTCGGCCTGCAGAACCCGCCCGGGTGGCTCACCTCGTCGGAGTGGGCGATGCCCGCCGTCGTGATCATCAGCACCTGGCGCGACATGGGTTACTACATGATCCTCTTCCTCGCGGGGCTGCAGACCGTGCCGCGTGAACTCCACGAGGCCGCCCGCGTCGACGGGGCGAACGTGTGGCAGCGCTTCGTCAACGTCACGCTGCCGTGCCTGCGGCCGACGACGTTCTTCGTGACGGTGATGCTCACGATCAACTCCTTCAAGATCTTCGACCTCATCCTCGTGATGACCCAGGGCGGTCCCGGTCAGTCGACGCTCGTGCTGTCGCAGTTCATCTACCAGAAGGGCTTCCAGGAGAACCAGTTCGGGTACGCGTCCGCGGCATCCATCGTCCTGTTCCTCCTGTGCATCGTCGTGACGCTCGTGCAGTTCTTCCTCAACAAGAAGCGAGACGCCTGA
- a CDS encoding carbohydrate ABC transporter permease: MTDLLVPDATRTLVTAGAKPPRRRPVAGAHPARRVGRIIGYAVMILAAAALLLPFFWMIMSSLKTPNDVFSAPVKWLPETWVWSNYIDIWTQSGMLTWIRNTLVLAVVVTFLQVLTGSFAAYGFSRMRFPGRDVLFLVYIGTIAVPWQSYMIPQFILLSNLKVSNTLWAIILIQAFGAFGVFLMKQYYDTIPEDLSEAARLDGLSEYGIWARIMLPLSVPAIASLTMLTFVSTWNDYLGPLIYLRNPDLWTIQLGLQSFVSTLYDANYALLFAGLTMSVVPIAVVFLLGQKYFVEGIATSGMKG; encoded by the coding sequence ATGACCGATCTCCTCGTTCCCGACGCGACCCGCACGCTCGTCACCGCGGGCGCGAAGCCGCCGCGCCGTCGTCCGGTCGCCGGTGCCCACCCCGCCCGGCGCGTGGGCCGGATCATCGGCTACGCCGTGATGATCCTCGCCGCCGCGGCGTTGCTGCTGCCGTTCTTTTGGATGATCATGAGCTCGCTCAAGACGCCCAACGACGTCTTCAGCGCCCCCGTGAAGTGGCTTCCCGAGACGTGGGTGTGGAGCAACTACATCGACATCTGGACGCAGTCCGGGATGCTCACCTGGATCCGCAACACCCTCGTTCTCGCGGTCGTCGTGACGTTCCTGCAGGTGCTCACCGGCTCGTTCGCCGCGTACGGCTTCTCGCGCATGCGCTTCCCCGGTCGCGACGTGCTGTTCCTCGTGTACATCGGCACGATCGCCGTGCCGTGGCAGTCGTACATGATCCCGCAGTTCATCCTGCTGTCGAATCTCAAGGTGTCGAACACCCTCTGGGCGATCATCCTCATCCAGGCCTTCGGCGCGTTCGGGGTGTTCCTGATGAAGCAGTACTACGACACCATCCCCGAGGACCTGTCCGAGGCCGCGCGCCTCGACGGGCTGAGCGAGTACGGCATCTGGGCGCGCATCATGCTCCCGCTCTCGGTCCCCGCGATCGCGAGCCTGACGATGCTGACGTTCGTCAGCACGTGGAACGACTACCTCGGCCCGCTCATCTATCTGCGCAACCCCGACCTCTGGACCATCCAGCTGGGGCTGCAGAGCTTCGTGAGCACGCTCTACGACGCCAACTACGCGCTGCTGTTCGCCGGACTCACGATGTCGGTCGTCCCGATCGCGGTCGTGTTCCTCCTCGGACAGAAGTACTTCGTCGAGGGCATCGCCACCAGCGGAATGAAGGGCTGA
- a CDS encoding glycoside hydrolase family 88 protein, whose translation MTTSPPTTGAGTARVEPVRVETDRAIAQVLATIRANIDAFGTRYPDDTTRDNRYALRPAVPGFAEGANRGWTTSFWPGMQWIAFELTGDDVYRDAALAHAADFGRRVRVGEDLDTHDLGFLYTLSCVAPARLLGDEDARASALAAADHLMTRYLPSAGIIQAWGDLADPAQRGRTIIDSLMNMPLLTWAAEQTGDDRYREVVARHTVELRRQILRPDGSTFHTFYWDAETGEPLRGATEQGAFDDSCWARGQAWGIYGFAMNHRATGETALLEASRICAEYFLAHLPSDDVPYWDLVYNDGADAPRDSSAGAIAVCGLYELAEVDPEGAERWRAAADRILASLIAHYTPATAADADTVLLHSVYDLPKNVGVDEGTLWGDYFYFEALARAARPDWRPAW comes from the coding sequence ATGACGACCTCGCCCCCCACCACCGGCGCGGGCACCGCCCGCGTCGAGCCCGTACGCGTCGAAACCGACCGCGCGATCGCGCAGGTGCTCGCCACGATCCGCGCCAACATCGACGCCTTCGGCACGCGCTACCCCGACGACACCACCCGCGACAACCGCTACGCGCTGCGGCCGGCGGTTCCCGGCTTCGCCGAGGGCGCCAACCGCGGCTGGACGACGAGCTTCTGGCCCGGCATGCAGTGGATCGCGTTCGAGCTCACCGGTGACGACGTGTATCGGGATGCCGCCCTCGCCCACGCCGCGGACTTCGGTCGCCGCGTGCGGGTGGGCGAGGACCTCGACACCCACGACCTCGGGTTCCTCTACACGCTGTCGTGCGTCGCCCCCGCGCGACTGCTCGGTGACGAGGACGCCCGCGCGAGCGCGCTCGCCGCGGCCGACCACCTGATGACCCGCTACCTGCCGTCGGCGGGGATCATCCAGGCGTGGGGCGATCTCGCCGACCCCGCGCAGCGCGGGCGCACGATCATCGACAGCCTCATGAACATGCCCCTGCTCACCTGGGCGGCCGAGCAGACCGGGGACGACCGGTACCGCGAGGTGGTCGCCCGCCACACGGTCGAGCTGCGTCGCCAGATCCTGCGGCCCGACGGCTCGACCTTTCACACCTTCTACTGGGATGCCGAGACCGGGGAACCCCTGCGCGGAGCGACCGAGCAGGGCGCCTTCGACGACTCGTGCTGGGCGCGCGGGCAGGCGTGGGGCATCTACGGCTTCGCGATGAACCACCGCGCGACGGGGGAGACGGCGCTGCTCGAGGCGTCCCGCATCTGCGCCGAGTACTTCCTCGCGCACCTGCCCTCCGACGACGTGCCGTACTGGGACCTCGTCTACAACGACGGCGCCGACGCCCCGCGCGACAGCTCGGCGGGCGCGATCGCGGTCTGCGGGCTGTACGAGCTCGCGGAGGTCGACCCCGAGGGCGCCGAGCGCTGGCGCGCCGCGGCCGACCGGATCCTGGCCTCGCTCATCGCCCACTACACGCCGGCGACCGCGGCCGACGCCGACACCGTGCTGCTGCACAGCGTCTACGACCTCCCGAAGAACGTCGGCGTCGACGAAGGCACGCTTTGGGGCGACTACTTCTACTTCGAGGCCCTCGCCCGCGCGGCGCGGCCCGACTGGCGGCCCGCGTGGTGA
- a CDS encoding fumarylacetoacetate hydrolase family protein, with translation MVRLARVGDRSVAVLAGPAGDRMLDLGPRPLPELFAELDGIRDLVERTDAATLPPLQTAALRAPVEPRTMLCLGYNYRGHVPDGVDPTADDPATPDVFVKTPNTFGGPNDPVVVPAVADDVDYEGEIAVVIGRRAHDVTLEDALSYVAGYTLLNDVSDRSWQRRQSQWALGKCFDGFAPLGPWLVTADEIDPQDLLVEVVRDGEITVSQSTATTIFSVAFVVHYLSQVITLEPGDVISTGTPQKLATAQDAHRPLAPGDAVTVRVAGIGELTTTFIAPPGAPA, from the coding sequence GTGGTGAGGCTCGCCCGCGTCGGCGATCGGTCGGTCGCGGTGCTGGCGGGGCCTGCGGGCGATCGCATGCTCGACCTCGGCCCCCGCCCCCTTCCCGAATTGTTCGCCGAGCTCGATGGCATCCGGGATCTCGTGGAGAGGACGGATGCCGCAACCCTGCCGCCGCTCCAGACCGCGGCGCTGCGTGCCCCGGTGGAGCCGCGCACGATGCTCTGCCTCGGCTACAACTACCGCGGGCACGTGCCCGACGGCGTCGACCCGACCGCCGACGACCCTGCGACGCCCGACGTGTTCGTGAAGACCCCCAATACGTTCGGTGGCCCGAACGATCCCGTCGTTGTGCCCGCGGTGGCCGACGACGTCGACTACGAGGGGGAGATCGCGGTCGTCATCGGGCGGCGCGCCCACGACGTGACCCTCGAGGACGCGCTGTCGTACGTGGCGGGGTACACGCTGCTCAACGACGTGTCGGATCGCTCATGGCAGCGCCGGCAGAGCCAGTGGGCGCTGGGGAAGTGCTTCGACGGGTTCGCGCCGCTCGGCCCCTGGCTGGTGACCGCCGACGAGATCGACCCGCAGGACCTGCTCGTCGAGGTGGTGCGCGACGGCGAGATCACCGTGTCGCAGTCCACCGCGACGACGATCTTCTCGGTCGCCTTCGTCGTGCACTACCTCAGCCAGGTGATCACGCTCGAGCCCGGTGACGTCATCTCCACCGGCACGCCGCAGAAGCTCGCGACCGCCCAGGACGCGCACCGCCCGCTCGCCCCCGGCGACGCGGTGACCGTACGCGTCGCCGGCATCGGCGAGCTGACCACCACCTTCATCGCACCCCCGGGAGCCCCCGCATGA